The following are from one region of the Stanieria cyanosphaera PCC 7437 genome:
- a CDS encoding ABC transporter ATP-binding/substrate-binding protein (This model describes the ATP binding subunits of ATP-binding cassette (ABC) transporters for nitrate transport, or for bicarbonate transport, in bacteria and archaea.) — protein MSVFVAVDQIEKVFPLSGGGEYVALKGIDLEIKKGEFISLIGHSGCGKSTLLNMIAGLDLPTDGIVTLEGQKIKEPGPDRMVVFQNYSLLPWLTVRQNIALAVDEVMGNAPKSERKSVVEEHIDLVGLRHAVDKLPGQLSGGMKQRVAIARALAIRPKLLLLDEPFGALDALTRGNLQEQLMRICEQYHVTSVMVTHDVDEAVLLSDKIVMLTNGPGSKIGGILEVDIPRPRKRMEVVNHPSYYSLRSEIIYFLNQQKRIKKIRAKKTAVVARHGLEKVNLEIGFVPLTACAPLAVAQEKGFFSKHGLDEVSLVRETSWRGIVDGIAGGYLDAAQMPAGMPTWLTAGGNQDQPLPVVTALTMTRNGNGVTLAKKFYDQGVITAAQYKQKLLALDGEKHTLGMVHPSSMHNILLRYWLAAAGIDPDKDVELKTIPPAQMVADLKAGTIDGYCVGEPWNLRAAMEGHGFTVATDMEIWQGHPGKVLGVREDWANRYPNTHVALVKALLEAGRYCAEEKNHQEIREILASRQYLATKEEYIQLGNPNNYSCNLDQHVEYAHHMFFGDGLNRPSRTEHLWMMTQMARWGHIPFPRNWVEILERVCRVSTFSTAARELGLVDIKYRRSPIQLFDGIVFDAEDPIGYLNHLDIERNFTIAEVHFDSQTPFAA, from the coding sequence ATGAGCGTATTCGTTGCAGTAGATCAAATCGAAAAAGTTTTTCCCCTCAGTGGCGGTGGTGAATATGTCGCCCTCAAAGGTATCGATCTAGAAATTAAAAAAGGTGAATTTATTTCCTTAATTGGTCACTCTGGTTGTGGTAAATCAACTCTGTTAAATATGATTGCAGGTTTAGATTTACCCACTGATGGTATTGTCACCTTAGAAGGACAAAAAATTAAAGAACCAGGTCCTGATCGCATGGTAGTCTTTCAAAACTACTCTCTGCTACCTTGGTTAACTGTGCGTCAAAATATTGCTTTAGCAGTAGATGAAGTGATGGGGAATGCACCCAAATCAGAACGCAAATCTGTTGTAGAAGAACATATTGACTTAGTAGGTTTGCGTCATGCCGTTGATAAACTACCTGGACAACTATCAGGAGGAATGAAACAAAGAGTCGCGATCGCTCGTGCTTTGGCAATTCGTCCTAAACTATTATTATTAGACGAACCTTTTGGAGCTTTAGATGCTCTAACCAGAGGTAATCTTCAAGAACAGTTGATGCGAATTTGTGAACAATACCACGTTACTTCTGTCATGGTAACTCACGATGTCGATGAAGCAGTTCTATTATCCGACAAAATTGTCATGCTTACCAATGGTCCTGGTTCAAAAATTGGTGGCATCTTAGAAGTAGATATTCCCCGTCCTCGCAAACGCATGGAAGTAGTTAATCATCCTAGTTACTATAGCCTCCGCAGCGAAATTATTTACTTCCTCAATCAACAAAAACGCATCAAAAAAATACGTGCGAAGAAAACAGCCGTAGTTGCTCGTCATGGTTTAGAAAAAGTCAATTTAGAAATTGGTTTCGTTCCCCTAACTGCTTGCGCACCTTTAGCAGTGGCACAAGAAAAAGGCTTTTTTAGCAAACACGGTTTAGACGAAGTTAGTTTAGTTAGAGAGACTAGTTGGCGTGGTATTGTCGATGGTATTGCAGGTGGTTATTTAGATGCAGCCCAAATGCCCGCAGGAATGCCCACCTGGTTAACAGCAGGAGGAAATCAAGACCAACCTTTACCCGTAGTCACAGCTTTAACCATGACTCGCAATGGTAACGGTGTAACTTTAGCTAAGAAATTTTATGACCAAGGTGTCATTACTGCTGCCCAATACAAACAGAAATTACTTGCCCTAGATGGCGAAAAACATACTTTGGGTATGGTACATCCTTCCTCAATGCACAATATTCTATTACGCTACTGGTTAGCAGCAGCAGGCATTGATCCTGACAAGGATGTAGAACTTAAAACTATTCCTCCAGCCCAAATGGTAGCTGATTTAAAAGCAGGAACAATTGATGGCTATTGTGTTGGTGAACCTTGGAATCTTCGTGCAGCCATGGAAGGACATGGTTTTACCGTGGCGACAGACATGGAAATTTGGCAGGGACATCCAGGCAAAGTGTTGGGAGTAAGGGAAGATTGGGCAAATCGCTATCCTAATACCCATGTTGCCTTAGTTAAAGCTTTGTTAGAAGCCGGTCGTTATTGTGCCGAGGAAAAAAATCATCAAGAAATCAGAGAAATTTTAGCTAGTCGTCAATATTTAGCAACTAAAGAAGAATATATTCAACTAGGCAATCCCAATAATTACAGTTGTAATCTCGACCAACACGTCGAATATGCCCACCATATGTTTTTTGGTGATGGTTTAAATCGTCCCAGTCGTACCGAACACCTCTGGATGATGACTCAGATGGCACGTTGGGGACATATTCCCTTTCCTCGTAACTGGGTCGAAATTTTAGAAAGAGTTTGTCGAGTTAGTACTTTTAGCACGGCTGCCAGAGAATTGGGATTAGTAGATATTAAATATCGTCGCAGTCCAATTCAGTTATTTGATGGCATTGTCTTTGATGCTGAAGACCCCATTGGTTATCTGAATCACTTGGATATTGAACGCAACTTTACTATCGCTGAAGTGCATTTCGATTCTCAAACTCCCTTTGCAGCCTAG
- a CDS encoding peptidylprolyl isomerase, with product MSKLVDISLNTIIHQLKISCKIPEIIKEIIINKIIFLKAAEENIKIETKELQEAADNFRIQNQLLNAQDTWSWLNTHGLSLDDFEGMIHRNFLSTKLAQHLFAEEVELFFYEHQLDYTQVIIYEVLVDNLDLAMELYYAIAEKETSFWEVAHQYIQEPELRRQGGYRGSLKRQDLKPEISAAVFATNPPQLLKPILIEKKAHLILVEEIIQPELTNQLRCEIISNLFTAWLEQQIKQYQTNLTFIQSLTDN from the coding sequence ATGTCGAAATTAGTTGATATTTCCTTAAATACAATTATTCATCAATTAAAAATATCTTGCAAAATTCCTGAAATTATCAAAGAAATTATTATTAATAAAATTATTTTTTTAAAAGCAGCCGAAGAAAATATCAAAATTGAAACTAAAGAGCTTCAAGAAGCAGCCGATAATTTTCGGATTCAAAATCAGCTTTTAAATGCTCAAGATACTTGGTCATGGTTGAATACCCATGGTCTATCTCTTGATGATTTTGAAGGGATGATCCATCGTAATTTTTTATCTACTAAGTTAGCTCAACATCTTTTTGCGGAGGAAGTTGAACTATTTTTCTACGAACATCAACTTGATTATACTCAAGTAATTATCTATGAAGTTTTGGTAGATAATCTAGACTTAGCGATGGAACTATATTATGCGATCGCAGAAAAAGAAACCAGTTTTTGGGAAGTTGCTCATCAATATATTCAAGAACCAGAATTACGTCGCCAAGGTGGTTATCGAGGTAGTTTAAAACGTCAAGACCTTAAACCAGAAATTTCGGCAGCAGTATTTGCAACCAATCCTCCTCAACTGCTCAAGCCAATTTTAATCGAAAAAAAAGCCCATTTAATTTTAGTTGAAGAAATTATTCAACCCGAATTAACCAACCAGCTACGTTGTGAAATTATTAGCAATTTATTCACTGCCTGGTTAGAGCAGCAAATCAAGCAATATCAAACTAATTTAACTTTTATTCAATCATTAACAGATAATTGA
- a CDS encoding nitrate ABC transporter ATP-binding protein (This model describes the ATP binding subunits of ATP-binding cassette (ABC) transporters for nitrate transport, or for bicarbonate transport, in bacteria and archaea.) — protein MQASNKQVLQFQPRPIQNASFLNIEGVSKVYPTPTGPYTVLENVNLTVNEGEFICVIGHSGCGKSTLLNMVSGFAHPTTGSVTVGGKIITEPGPDRMVVFQNYALLPWLTVFDNVYLAVDSVHPNKPEQEKRAIVREHLALVGLTEAAEKKPTQISGGMKQRVSIARALAIRPEVLILDEPFGALDAITKEELQEELLKIWNDHRCTVLMITHDIDEALFLADKLVMMTNGPAAGIGEIMNIDFPRPRNRDQIMEQPEYYDLRNYALDFLYNRFAHDDAA, from the coding sequence ATGCAAGCTTCCAATAAACAAGTATTACAATTTCAACCCCGTCCGATTCAAAATGCTTCATTCCTTAATATTGAAGGAGTCTCGAAAGTTTACCCTACTCCGACAGGACCTTATACTGTTTTAGAAAACGTCAATTTAACTGTTAACGAAGGAGAATTTATCTGCGTTATTGGTCACTCTGGTTGCGGTAAATCTACCCTTTTAAATATGGTTTCTGGTTTTGCTCATCCTACAACTGGTTCAGTAACAGTAGGCGGAAAAATCATCACCGAACCAGGACCCGATCGCATGGTAGTATTTCAAAACTATGCCCTTCTACCTTGGTTAACAGTATTTGATAATGTTTATTTAGCAGTTGATTCAGTTCATCCTAATAAACCCGAACAGGAAAAACGCGCTATTGTCAGAGAACATCTAGCTTTAGTAGGTTTAACTGAAGCAGCAGAGAAAAAACCGACTCAAATCTCTGGTGGTATGAAACAAAGAGTTTCTATTGCCAGGGCGTTAGCAATTCGTCCAGAAGTTTTAATCTTAGATGAACCGTTTGGGGCATTAGATGCTATTACCAAAGAAGAACTACAAGAAGAATTGCTGAAAATTTGGAACGATCATCGTTGCACTGTTTTGATGATCACTCACGATATCGATGAAGCATTATTTTTAGCAGATAAGTTAGTTATGATGACTAATGGGCCTGCTGCTGGTATTGGGGAAATTATGAATATTGATTTTCCCCGTCCACGCAACCGAGATCAAATCATGGAACAACCAGAATATTATGATTTGCGTAACTATGCCCTAGACTTTCTCTACAATCGTTTTGCCCACGATGATGCGGCTTAA
- a CDS encoding response regulator encodes MNNAKTSLSDSDSSQWLIKQENNQNKIRIFLVDDQNSILQMLDHFLSSEPDLQVIGSSKNSQSALKQIEALSPDIAIIDIEMPGLNGLAMTGMIHEHFTQTKVLVLSSYDQTEYIQQALKAGAKGYLLKNTPRDELVYAVRFIHKGYLQLGPGLYEKLESERIVSESKLASNSVLAQDASEQPSKIDPYWTATTQQKLDSLPAVWSRAIIYLMTIFAAVILPWAMLSQVDVIASARGKLEPKGKTVRLDAPVSGTVVNINIKEGQQISKGQSLIKLESDLVNADLFQQQRKLEGQQHQLNQLILLKNQQKLVLQTQQQQNQAQQSEKQSQIEQAQQNLNSLQASYNSQLAEKKAQVEQAQEAITASQAAYKLAQIRRDSAREKMPRYRQAYEDGAISQDRFLEAEQQLQESQENMRQALSEIAQAQSRLNEQESGYEKLIQQTLAEIKQTKLRAEEQEKSYQTLVHANNIALLNTQKEIDNFDAQISNVKTEIAQTHSLIDSLEYQLNQRVIYAPIEGTIFQLPIQKAGAVVQPGQMLAQLAPKGVPLIIRAKIDSSESGFLKVGLPVNLKFDAYPFQDYGVIPGRLIWISPDSRLGQNQPEQASTQTEFFELEIELERTLISTGDRLIQLTPGQTATAEIIIRQRRVIDLILDPFKRLRQTGLQM; translated from the coding sequence ATGAATAATGCTAAAACTTCTTTATCTGACTCAGATAGCTCCCAATGGTTAATTAAACAAGAAAATAATCAGAATAAAATTCGCATCTTTTTGGTAGACGACCAGAATTCTATCCTGCAAATGCTTGATCATTTTTTATCATCTGAACCAGATTTACAAGTTATTGGCAGTAGTAAAAATAGTCAGTCAGCCTTAAAACAAATAGAAGCATTATCTCCCGACATTGCCATTATTGATATCGAAATGCCTGGTTTAAATGGATTAGCAATGACTGGGATGATTCATGAGCATTTTACCCAAACTAAAGTATTGGTGTTGAGTAGTTACGATCAAACAGAATACATTCAACAAGCTCTCAAAGCAGGAGCAAAAGGCTATCTCCTCAAAAATACTCCTCGTGATGAACTTGTTTATGCAGTAAGATTTATTCACAAAGGATATCTACAACTTGGTCCTGGACTTTATGAAAAATTAGAATCTGAGCGGATTGTTTCTGAGTCTAAACTAGCTTCCAACTCGGTTTTAGCTCAAGATGCATCAGAACAACCATCTAAAATTGATCCCTATTGGACAGCAACTACGCAACAAAAACTTGATAGTTTACCAGCAGTTTGGAGTAGAGCAATAATCTATTTAATGACAATTTTTGCTGCTGTAATCTTACCTTGGGCAATGTTATCTCAAGTTGATGTCATTGCCAGTGCCAGAGGAAAATTAGAACCAAAAGGCAAAACGGTCAGATTAGATGCACCTGTTAGTGGAACAGTCGTTAATATCAATATCAAAGAAGGTCAACAGATAAGTAAAGGACAAAGTTTAATTAAATTAGAATCTGATTTGGTCAATGCAGACTTATTTCAGCAACAACGTAAATTAGAAGGACAACAACATCAACTTAATCAATTAATCTTGTTAAAAAATCAACAGAAATTGGTACTGCAAACCCAACAACAACAAAATCAGGCACAACAATCAGAAAAACAGTCCCAAATCGAACAAGCACAACAAAATTTAAACTCTTTGCAAGCGAGCTATAATTCTCAGCTAGCAGAAAAAAAAGCCCAAGTGGAACAGGCACAAGAAGCGATCACAGCTAGTCAAGCTGCTTATAAACTAGCTCAAATTCGTCGCGACAGTGCTAGAGAAAAAATGCCTCGTTATCGTCAAGCTTACGAAGATGGCGCAATCTCTCAAGATCGTTTTTTGGAAGCCGAACAACAACTCCAAGAAAGCCAAGAAAACATGAGGCAAGCATTATCAGAAATAGCTCAAGCTCAATCTCGTCTCAACGAACAAGAAAGTGGCTATGAGAAACTAATTCAACAAACCTTAGCCGAAATTAAACAAACCAAACTGCGTGCCGAAGAACAAGAAAAAAGCTATCAAACTTTGGTTCATGCTAATAACATAGCTTTACTCAATACTCAAAAAGAAATTGACAATTTTGACGCACAAATTAGTAATGTAAAAACAGAGATAGCTCAAACCCACAGCTTAATTGATTCGTTAGAATATCAATTAAATCAGAGAGTTATTTACGCGCCTATAGAAGGTACTATTTTTCAATTGCCAATTCAAAAAGCTGGAGCAGTAGTACAACCTGGTCAAATGCTTGCACAGCTTGCTCCTAAAGGCGTACCTTTAATCATCAGAGCGAAAATAGATAGTTCTGAAAGTGGTTTTCTTAAAGTCGGATTACCTGTTAATCTCAAGTTTGATGCCTATCCGTTTCAAGATTATGGGGTCATACCAGGTCGTCTGATTTGGATTTCTCCAGATTCTAGATTGGGACAAAACCAACCCGAACAGGCATCAACTCAAACCGAATTTTTTGAACTAGAAATCGAGCTTGAACGCACCTTAATTTCAACTGGAGACAGGCTTATTCAGTTAACACCAGGTCAAACAGCAACAGCAGAAATAATTATTCGTCAACGCCGTGTAATCGATCTAATTCTCGATCCGTTTAAACGTTTAAGACAAACTGGTTTACAAATGTAA
- the ntrB gene encoding nitrate ABC transporter permease, which yields MTVSTRRINKNNQGNFISSFWKKNSKDIVPPILGILGFLTIWQLFSTLGLTKLPGPLSIWTDERTRELLLYPFYDAGGLDKGLFWQTMASLGRVAQGYSLAALVGIGGGILVGMNPILDKALDPIFQFLRMVAPLAWVPIALVALQQNQPAAIFVIFITSVWPILINTTEGVKQIPQDYLNVRRVLKLSNYKFFFKILLPSALPYIFTGLRIGIGLAWLAIIAAEIVMSGIVGIGFFIWDAYQQNYISEIILAVIYIGAVGLILDRAIAYIQKLIAPQS from the coding sequence ATGACTGTTAGTACAAGAAGAATCAACAAAAACAATCAAGGAAATTTTATTAGTTCATTTTGGAAAAAGAATAGTAAAGATATAGTTCCACCCATTTTAGGAATTTTGGGATTTCTAACTATTTGGCAATTATTTTCTACTTTAGGTTTGACTAAATTACCAGGACCTTTAAGTATTTGGACAGATGAACGTACCAGAGAATTACTTTTATATCCTTTTTATGACGCTGGTGGTTTAGATAAAGGTTTATTTTGGCAAACAATGGCGAGTTTAGGCAGAGTTGCCCAAGGCTATTCTTTAGCAGCCTTAGTTGGTATTGGCGGTGGGATTTTAGTCGGAATGAATCCTATCTTAGATAAAGCTTTAGACCCGATTTTTCAATTCTTAAGAATGGTTGCACCTTTGGCATGGGTTCCCATCGCTTTAGTCGCCCTGCAACAAAACCAACCTGCTGCTATTTTCGTGATTTTTATTACTTCAGTTTGGCCGATTTTAATTAATACAACTGAAGGAGTTAAACAAATTCCTCAAGACTATCTTAATGTTCGTCGAGTCTTAAAATTATCTAATTATAAATTCTTCTTCAAAATTCTTTTACCTTCCGCCTTACCCTACATTTTCACTGGTTTAAGAATTGGCATTGGTTTAGCTTGGTTAGCAATTATTGCAGCAGAAATTGTTATGTCAGGTATTGTTGGTATCGGCTTCTTCATCTGGGATGCTTATCAACAAAACTATATCAGTGAAATTATCTTGGCAGTCATTTATATCGGTGCAGTAGGTTTAATTTTAGACCGTGCGATCGCTTATATCCAAAAATTAATTGCACCTCAATCGTAA
- a CDS encoding CmpA/NrtA family ABC transporter substrate-binding protein: protein MSNFSRLSRRKFLATAAASGVSAVFLNGCFGNPPSVRELTPKVQALDLSPEQIPETPKIKLGYLPILEAAPLVIAKQKGFFDRYGMTEVEVSKQANWASARDNVVIGSQAGGIDGGQWQMPMPYLISEGLLTNGRKIPMYVLATLNTQGNGIAVSNIHKGKGLGLDISQAADYIKSFPKDQGRKFKAAFTFPKVNQDFWVRYWLAAGGVDPDRDVDLIAVPPAETVQGMRTGSMDAFSTGDPWPYRIVAEDIGYMAALTSQMWKFHPEEYLAIRGDWVEKNPKATKALLKALMEAQQWCDQPENRPELIKILGRRSYFNIRTELIESPYKGYYKMGDGKPDIKDFNMGPLYWQDDRGNVSYPYQSHDLWFLTESVRWGFLPEDTLANAKEMIGKVNREDLWLEAAKEAKFSNLPTSPSRGVEKFFDGIEFDPENPAAYLNSLTIKKV, encoded by the coding sequence ATGTCTAATTTTTCAAGACTTTCTCGTAGGAAATTTTTAGCAACGGCTGCTGCCTCTGGAGTTAGTGCGGTTTTCCTGAATGGTTGTTTTGGCAACCCGCCTTCTGTGAGGGAATTAACTCCTAAAGTTCAAGCTTTAGATCTAAGTCCAGAACAAATTCCAGAGACTCCCAAAATTAAATTGGGATACTTACCAATTTTAGAAGCTGCACCTTTGGTTATTGCCAAACAAAAAGGTTTTTTTGACAGATATGGCATGACAGAAGTAGAAGTTTCCAAACAGGCAAACTGGGCATCTGCGAGAGATAACGTTGTGATCGGATCCCAAGCTGGTGGGATTGATGGAGGACAGTGGCAAATGCCGATGCCCTATTTAATTAGTGAAGGACTTCTGACTAATGGTAGAAAGATACCCATGTATGTCCTGGCAACATTAAATACTCAGGGAAATGGCATTGCTGTATCGAATATACATAAAGGCAAAGGTCTTGGTTTAGATATTTCTCAGGCTGCTGACTATATTAAAAGCTTTCCTAAAGATCAGGGTAGAAAATTTAAAGCTGCTTTTACCTTTCCTAAAGTTAACCAGGATTTCTGGGTGCGTTATTGGTTAGCTGCTGGTGGTGTAGATCCAGATCGGGATGTTGATTTAATTGCTGTACCTCCAGCCGAAACTGTACAGGGAATGCGGACTGGTAGTATGGATGCATTTAGTACAGGCGATCCTTGGCCCTATCGAATTGTAGCCGAAGATATTGGTTACATGGCAGCATTAACTTCCCAAATGTGGAAATTCCATCCAGAAGAATATTTAGCGATTAGAGGAGATTGGGTAGAAAAAAATCCCAAAGCTACTAAAGCTTTATTAAAAGCATTGATGGAAGCACAACAATGGTGTGATCAACCAGAAAATCGACCAGAATTAATCAAAATATTAGGACGTAGAAGTTACTTTAATATTCGCACCGAGTTAATTGAATCTCCTTACAAAGGTTACTACAAAATGGGCGATGGCAAACCAGATATTAAAGACTTTAATATGGGTCCTTTGTATTGGCAAGACGATCGCGGTAATGTTTCCTATCCTTACCAAAGTCATGATTTATGGTTTTTAACCGAAAGTGTTCGTTGGGGCTTTTTACCTGAAGATACATTAGCTAATGCGAAGGAAATGATTGGCAAAGTTAATCGAGAAGATCTTTGGTTAGAAGCAGCAAAAGAAGCCAAGTTTTCTAATCTTCCTACTAGTCCATCTCGTGGTGTAGAGAAATTTTTTGATGGAATTGAATTCGATCCAGAAAATCCGGCTGCTTATCTCAACAGTTTAACAATTAAAAAAGTTTAA